Part of the Archangium lipolyticum genome, TCATTGCTTACGGCGGCCAGCGTTTGGCAACCTCCAGCAACACTGTTCGCTTTATTTAGCAACTGGTACGATCCTCGAACAATATCGATCCAATTGCTGCGCCTAGTTGATCTCGGCTTGATGGTCGTCAAGGACACGCCTCTAGGTGAACGCGACATCCATTTTGAGAGGCAATGGAACTGGGATTTGAAGACAGCCTTCTATCATTTTGGAATCAAGAACCCTCAGTACCTCACTCCGCAGGCGACCAGTCTCTGGTTGACCAATAGGCTCTCCACTACACCCATAGTTCCTCTGTATTCGACGAACGAAAGATACAAAACCGTTGTGCAGCTTGCCCCACCTCAGTTCGACTCCGAGATCCTTTCGGTCATGCGAAATCGTCGAAGCTATCGAGGGTTTGGCGATAAGCCTGTTACGGTAGAGCAGTTGCGCGATTGCTTGGTCGCAGGAGTTGGAATAACGGGGTTCATTGAATCACCTCTTGAAGGAATGGGGCAAATCCCGCTCAAGATGACTCCGTCAGCTGGTGGCAGGAATCCATATGAGGCATTCGTCTACGCGCGTAATGTGGAGGAACTTCCACGAGGAGTTTATCACTACTCAGCTACCGAAAACTCCTTGGGGTTGGTTAATGACTCAGAATTGCCGAATTTAGGAGAACTTGTGGGGGGGCAGCCCTGGTTTGATAATGCCGCCGCAGCTATTTTTCTGGTGGCAAACTTCGATCGAACGATGTGGAAATACCCTCATCCCACGGGCTACCGTGTTGTACTCATTGAGTCTGGCCATATCGCGCAAAACATGTTATTGACGGCCACTCTACATGGACTTGCGTCA contains:
- a CDS encoding SagB/ThcOx family dehydrogenase, yielding MTAETYIRRARTLLIAFDDGAISASNFLTNSSAAIDQLDISLLTAASVWQPPATLFALFSNWYDPRTISIQLLRLVDLGLMVVKDTPLGERDIHFERQWNWDLKTAFYHFGIKNPQYLTPQATSLWLTNRLSTTPIVPLYSTNERYKTVVQLAPPQFDSEILSVMRNRRSYRGFGDKPVTVEQLRDCLVAGVGITGFIESPLEGMGQIPLKMTPSAGGRNPYEAFVYARNVEELPRGVYHYSATENSLGLVNDSELPNLGELVGGQPWFDNAAAAIFLVANFDRTMWKYPHPTGYRVVLIESGHIAQNMLLTATLHGLASAPTSAISDSLAERTLLLNSITQSVVYTILLGPRSGQPSIVDPVRIEPNPKIA